A genomic segment from Chitinophagaceae bacterium encodes:
- a CDS encoding DUF3098 domain-containing protein, which yields MSKNKPEISPKTHKESHANIELFTKENYKWMLIGLAVLAVGFFLMAGGKGTNPQVFDPKEVYSPIRITLAPLLIIAGFVIEIYAIMKKSKTD from the coding sequence ATGTCAAAAAACAAACCAGAAATTTCACCTAAAACACATAAGGAATCTCATGCCAATATAGAGTTGTTTACTAAAGAAAATTATAAATGGATGCTGATTGGCCTTGCGGTACTGGCCGTAGGTTTTTTTTTAATGGCCGGCGGTAAAGGTACCAATCCTCAGGTGTTTGACCCTAAAGAAGTGTACAGCCCCATTCGTATAACCTTAGCGCCGTTATTAATTATTGCAGGGTTTGTAATTGAGATTTATGCCATAATGAAAAAATCAAAAACCGACTGA